In the Nerophis ophidion isolate RoL-2023_Sa linkage group LG01, RoL_Noph_v1.0, whole genome shotgun sequence genome, one interval contains:
- the LOC133548976 gene encoding transcription termination factor 1-like, with protein sequence MSVEADRTHKKRACWEVATLDHIDTPAMKKKKKKKKKREEEKDSQVVAEVHTDRKKKKKREKEEEKGSLVSVYKKEKKEETAPPVAMATMQVETEKTGKKKKRKRVLDVATATVGQTVAMDVIDKQTREGHVVMATDNSREGDIGVGKAKKGRQKKAKRSGEVCESDEDDNDRLNADLLAELEEYIPNLKKHNEREIGKMLKHDLHRFRAFRKQGVAIRQGRFTRHEVQQIQDNIDDFLALTGIASTNQLYFPQNYGDLEKDIRRLRVNHNFLEAIANGIPRPCWNVFVRAKKLDKMNHMGRFSKEELEQLTKLHTLHGNNWRKISKLMDRSIYALEKRHATMSSNLGPWTCDEVSKLKKAVKTYLADEAQKNPEGSGLTREQLCNKLPWKKISMEVRTRDWLRCRKKWFSILNVRVTKTYFGGRTKGLKAKIHLIDTLYNMEVEDCADVDWDKVSEVVGMTPVGAQDIFQRLKVSRVPNWFRRSYGEIIDFLQQHERPRLQETLQKLGGLGAEQEVAGYDFDPLLAAFSLDEDEEDFTLVDNS encoded by the exons ATGAGCGTTGAGGCCGACCGCACACATAAGAAGAGGGCGTGCTGGGAAGTTGCCACGCTCGACCACATCGACACACCTgcaatgaagaagaagaagaagaagaaaaagaagcgagaagaagaaaaagacagcCAGGTTGTTGCTGAAGTGCACACCgacaggaagaagaagaagaaacgaGAGAAAGAGGAAGAAAAAGGTAGCTTGGTGAGTGTTTACAAGAAGGAGAAGAAAGAGGAGACGGCGCCGCCGGTCGCCATGGCAACCATGCAGGTGGAAACAGAGAAGACggggaaaaagaagaagaggaagcgTGTGCTTGACGTCGCCACGGCAACAGTAGGCCAGACAGTCGCCATGGACGTTATTGACAAGCAGACACGGGAGGGCCACGTTGTCATGGCAACAGACAACAGCAGAGAAGGCGACATCGGCGTGGGAAAGGCGAAGAAGGGCAGACAGAAAAAGGCGAAGAGGAGCGGAGAAGTGTGTGAGAGCGACGAAGACGACAACGACCG GCTGAACGCTGACTTGCTGGCGGAATTAGAGGAGTATATTCCGAATTTGAAGAAACACAACGAGCGAGAGATCGGTAAGATGCTGAAGCACGACCTGCACCGCTTCCGAGCCTTCAGGAAACAAG GTGTGGCTATACGCCAGGGCCGCTTCACGCGTCATGAGGTTCAACAGATCCAAGACAACATCGACGACTTCCTGGCCTTGACGGGCATCGCATCCACCAATCAGCTTTACTTCCCTCAGAACTACGGCGACCTGGAGAAGGACATCAGAAGGTTGCGAGTGAACCATAACTTCCTGGAGGCCATAG CAAATGGAATCCCGAGGCCGTGTTGGAATGTTTTTGTCAGGGCTAAAAAGCTTGACAAGATGAACCACATGGGAAG GTTCTCCAAGGAGGAACTTGAGCAGCTGACCAAGTTACATACGTTACATGGTAACAATTGGAGAAAGATCTCCAAGCTGATGGACCGCAGCATTTACGCTTTGGAGAAACGCCACGCAACCATGT CGTCCAATCTAGGTCCCTGGACTTGCGACGAAGTGTCCAAGTTGAAAAAGGCTGTCAAAACTTACCTTGCGGATGAGGCCCAGAAGAATCCAGAAGGTTCTGGTCTGACTCGAGAACAGCTGTGTAATAAATTGCCATGGAAGAAGATCAGCATGGAGGTCCGGACCAGAGACTGGCTCAGGTGCCGCAAGAAATG GTTCAGCATCCTGAACGTCAGAGTCACAAAAACCTACTTTGGTGGAAGAACTAAAGGACTGAAGGCCAAAATCCACCTGATTGATAC GTTGTACAACATGGAGGTGGAGGACTGTGCCGACGTGGACTGGGACAAGGTGTCGGAGGTTGTGGG CATGACTCCAGTTGGAGCCCAGGACATCTTCCAAAGGCTGAAAGTCTCCAGAGTTCCCAACTGGTTCCGCCGGTCCTACGGAG AAATCATCGACTTCCTGCAGCAGCACGAGAGGCCACGCCTCCAGGAGACGCTGCAGAAGCTTGGCGGCCTGGGGGCGGAGCAGGAAGTGGCCGGATACGACTTTGACCCGCTGCTCGCCGCCTTCTCGCTGGACGAGGACGAGGAAGACTTTACTCTGGTGGACAACAGTTAG